The Streptomyces sp. NBC_00236 DNA window GCAGCCCGCTCCGGCCCCGTACGGACAGCAGCCGCCCGGCATGCCGCCGGGCGTCCCGCAGGGTGTGCCCCAAGGAGTGCCGCAGGCCGGGGCCGGCCTGCTGGCCGCGCTCCAGCCGTACAAGGAGACCGCCACCGGTCAGCGCTGGACCCCGCAGAACCAGCAGCTCATGCGCGTCGACCTGACCATGGGCGGAACCGGAGTGCTGGCCCGGCAGGGCAGCATGGTGATGTACCAGGGCAAGGTCGACTTCGGCTACAAGGGCGCGGGTTTCGCGGGCCGGATGGTCGGCAATGCCACCGGTCAGGAAATGCAGCTGATGCGCTGTACCGGCCGGGGACAGGTCTTCCTCGCCGAAGAAGGCTCCCATCTGCACGCCATCGAGCTCCAGGGTGATGGGATCTGCGTCTCGGCGGAGAGTGTCCTCGCCTTCGACGAGTCGCTGCAGTACGAGGTCCGCAGGATCGAGGGCCACGGCATTCCCGGCGGCGCCCTGTTCACCATGCAGTTCCAGGGCACCGGCACCATCGTCGTCAAGACCCACGGTGTCCCCGTCGTCCTGCCGGTCACCCCGACCACCTTCGCCGACTGCAACGCCGTCGTGGCGTGGTCGGCCGCGTCCCAGGTGATCATCTCCAGCCAGGTCCGGCTGCGCCGCAACGCCTATCCCGGACACAGCGGAGAGACCGTGAACCTCCAGTTCCGGGGCGCTCCCGGCAACTTCATCGTCGTCCAGCCCTACGAGGTCTGAGGGAGCCCGTCATGAATCAGCAACTCGCGGGCTACGCCCCGACCCCCGTCACGGCCCGGATGGAGAACCACGGCCATTCGATGCTGAAGGTCGCCATGGCGACCGGCCAGGACCTGTACGCGCGCACCGGCTCGATGGTGGCGTACGAGGGCTTCATCCAGTACGAGCCCAACCCGCCGGCCGTCCGCCAGATCGCCTCGCAGTGGATCACCGGTGAGGGTGCGCCGCTGATGAAGTGCGCCGGCGACGGACTGCTCTACCTCGCCGACTACGGCGCCGATGTGGTCGTCATCAATCTCAACAACGACTCCCTCTCGGTCAACGGCACCAACGTCCTCGCCTTCGACGGCCACCTCACCTGGGGCGTCGAAAGGGTCAAGGGTCTGGCCAAGTTCGCCGGCCAGGGCCTGTGGAACGTCTGCATCTCCGGCACCGGCTGGGTCGCGATCACCTCGCGCGGCACGCCGATCGTCGTCGACTGCGGACGCGGCGAGGACGAGACGTACGTCGACCCGGACGCCCTCGTGGCGTGGTCCCCGAACCTCAAGGTGAAGGGCAAGCGCAGCTTCAAAGCCTCGTCGCTCATCGGGCGGGGCAGCGGCGAGGCGTTCCAGATGGCCTTCTCCGGCCAGGGGATCGTCGTCGTCCAGCCGAGCGAGGACAGTACCGACCGCCTGCGGGTCCGGAACTGACGGGGAGGGAGAACACACCATGCAGAGTCCGCTTTTCAGCTATACGGAACAGCAGTCCCAGGAGCGGTACACGGTCCAGAACCCGCAGCTCCTGCGCGTCTCGCTGACCGGCCACGACGACGTCCTCGCCCGCAAGGGCGCCATGGTCGCGTACCAGGGTCTGATGGAGTTCGACGGCGAGTACCAGTCGCAGGGACAGCGTCGCGCCCGCGCCACCACGGGGGAGGGCCTCGACCTGATGCGCTGCTCCGGGCAGGGCACGGTCTACCTCGCCAACCTCGCGCAGTACGTCCACGTGGTGGACGTCGACCGCGACGGTCTGACGGTGGACAGCTCCTATGTCCTGGCGCTCGACTCGTCCCTCCACACCGAGGTCATCGCGGTGGACAGCCAGTACGGCATCTCCGGCACCGGCAAGTACCAGCTCAACATCTCCGGCACCGGCAAGGTCGCGCTGATGACCTCCGGTCAGCCGCTGATGATGCAGGTCACGCCTGACAAGTACGTCAACGCCGACGCCGACGCGATCGTCGCCTGGTCCAGCTCCCTGCGGGTGCAGATGCAGGCCCAGACGCACTCCTCGGGTGTCTTCCGCCGGCGTGGCAACACCGGCGAGGGCTGGGAGCTCAGCTTCCTCGGCCAGGGCTTCGCCCTGGTGCAGCCCAGCGAGGTGCTGCCGCCGCAGAGTGCGCAGATCGGCCAGGGGCTGGGTGCCCAGTACGGCATGGGGCAGCACGGGTCCCACGCCCAGAACCAGAACAACGCCTGGAACTGAGCCGTAGCGCCCGCCCCTGTGTGCGAGGGGTGAGACGGGTGCGGTGCGATCGACGGGTAAGGGGCGGCCTCCCATGAGGCCGCCCCTTACCCGTACCGTCCCGCTTCCGTTTACCGCCCGGCGTCCAGTGCGGCGCGCGTACGTTCCATCAGGCGGACGACCGAGGAGTCGGCGACCTCGGCGACCTCGTCGAAGCGGAACCAGCGCAGATCGAGTGACTCCTCGCTGATCCGCTCCGCCGCGCCCGACGGTGCCAGCGCCGCGTACTGGACGTCCAGGTGCCAGTGACACGGTGCGGGGATCGGATGACGGTCCAGGACCACCGGGCCGCCCGCCAGCAGGGTCAGCCCGGCGATGCCGGACTCCTCCGTCGCCTCACGCAGCGCGGCGGCGGCGACGGAGGCGTCGCCGGGCTCGCAGTGGCCACCCATCTGCAACCACATACGCAGCTTCCGGTGCAGCGTGAGCAGCACCCTGCCGCGTTCCGGGTCGACGACCAGGGCGCTGGCCGTCAGATGCCCGGCGCCGCAGGCCTTCCACATGCCGTCGGGATGCAGGGCCAAGTGGTCCAGATACGCCTGGCGCAGTTCCTCCTGGGCGGCGTCCGCCCCGGGACCGTAGTCCTTGAGTACGCGGAGGGCGTCGTCGTGCAGGCTCACTTGTCGGTGTCGTCCTTGCTGTCGTCGCCCGCGGACCCGTCGCCCTCGGACCGGCTGTCGCCGTCGGTGATGTCGGTGCCGGGCTTCTGCTGCCCGTTCGCCGCCTCGCCGAGCATCTTGTCCAGCTCGGAAAAGTCCAGCTGCTCGTGGTGAACGAATCCGTCCGGATCGTCCAGGTCGTGGGCGGTGGGCAGCATGTCGGGGTGCTCCCACAGCGCGTCGCGGCCGTCGAGCCCCCGCGCGTCCGTGAGCGAGGCCCACAGCCGCGAGGCGTCACGCAGCCGGCGCGGACGCAGCTGGAGCCCGATGAGCGTCGCGAAGGTCTGCTCGGCGGGACCGCCGGAGGCACGGCGCCTGCGCATCGTCTCGCGCAGCGCGTCGGCGGAGGTCAGCCGGGACTTCGCGGCCTCGTGGACCACGGCGTCCACCCAGCCCTCGACGAGCGCGAGCGCCGTCTCCAGGCGGGCCAGGGAGGCCTTCTGCTCCGGGGTGTCCTCCGGCTGGAACATGCCCTGCTGAAGGGCGTCCTGCAGCTGCTCCGGGTTCGACGGGTCGAACTGGCCGACCACGTCCTCCAGCTTGCTGGTGTCGACCTTGATACCGCGCGCATAGGCCTCGACCGCACCGAACAGATGCGAGCGCAGCCACGGCACATGGGCGAAGAGCCGCTGGTGCGCGGACTCGCGCAGGGCCAGGTACAGCCGCACCTCGTCCTGCGGCACGCTCAGGTCCTTACCGAACCGCTCCACGTTCAGCGGAAGCAGCGCAGCCTTGCCGGCCGGACCGAGCGGCAGCCCGATGTCGGTGGAACCCACCACCTCGCCGGCGAGCACCCCGACGGCCTGTCCGATCTGCTGCCCGAACATCGCACCGCCCATCGACCGCATCATGCCGATCAGCGGGCCCGCCATCGCCTGCATCTCCTCGGGCAGCACGTCGCCCATGGCGAGGCCGACACGCTCGGCCACCGGGTCGACCAGCTTCTGCCAGGCGGGGAGGGAGGCCTCCACCCATTCGGCGCGGCTCCACGCCACGGTGGAGACGGAACCGGAGGGCAGCGACGTCACGCCGTCCAGCCAGAGGTCCGCCAGGCGCAGCGCCTCGTCGACCGCGGCACGCTCGGACGGGCCGACGCTTGCGTCCTTGGTGCCGTCGGACGTGCCCTGCGAGACCGTCTGGCGGGCGATCTGCTTGGCCATGTCCCAGTTCACGGGACCGCCCTCGTAGCTCAGCATCTGGCCGAGCTGCTGGAAGGCGGCGCCCAGGTCGTTCGGGTTCATGGAGCCGAACATGGCTGCGAAGGGATTGTCACCGCCCGCGCCGGGGCCGAAGCCGAACGGGTTCGCCGGACCGCCCGAGCCCTGCCCACCTCCGGTGGGGTCGTTCTTCTTGCCCTTGTCGCCGTCGTCCGGCTCCTCCGGCGGAACGCCGAATCCGAATGGGGTGTCACTCACGGGTTTCCTCGGCTCGTAGGGCCGCCGGCTCGAACCGACGGCGACTGCCCGACATCACCATCCAGCGTAGACACCAAGTCCGCTCAGGGCCTCAGTGCTCCGCC harbors:
- a CDS encoding AIM24 family protein, encoding MNQQLAGYAPTPVTARMENHGHSMLKVAMATGQDLYARTGSMVAYEGFIQYEPNPPAVRQIASQWITGEGAPLMKCAGDGLLYLADYGADVVVINLNNDSLSVNGTNVLAFDGHLTWGVERVKGLAKFAGQGLWNVCISGTGWVAITSRGTPIVVDCGRGEDETYVDPDALVAWSPNLKVKGKRSFKASSLIGRGSGEAFQMAFSGQGIVVVQPSEDSTDRLRVRN
- a CDS encoding NUDIX hydrolase, with amino-acid sequence MSLHDDALRVLKDYGPGADAAQEELRQAYLDHLALHPDGMWKACGAGHLTASALVVDPERGRVLLTLHRKLRMWLQMGGHCEPGDASVAAAALREATEESGIAGLTLLAGGPVVLDRHPIPAPCHWHLDVQYAALAPSGAAERISEESLDLRWFRFDEVAEVADSSVVRLMERTRAALDAGR
- a CDS encoding AIM24 family protein, which encodes MQSPLFSYTEQQSQERYTVQNPQLLRVSLTGHDDVLARKGAMVAYQGLMEFDGEYQSQGQRRARATTGEGLDLMRCSGQGTVYLANLAQYVHVVDVDRDGLTVDSSYVLALDSSLHTEVIAVDSQYGISGTGKYQLNISGTGKVALMTSGQPLMMQVTPDKYVNADADAIVAWSSSLRVQMQAQTHSSGVFRRRGNTGEGWELSFLGQGFALVQPSEVLPPQSAQIGQGLGAQYGMGQHGSHAQNQNNAWN
- a CDS encoding zinc-dependent metalloprotease encodes the protein MSDTPFGFGVPPEEPDDGDKGKKNDPTGGGQGSGGPANPFGFGPGAGGDNPFAAMFGSMNPNDLGAAFQQLGQMLSYEGGPVNWDMAKQIARQTVSQGTSDGTKDASVGPSERAAVDEALRLADLWLDGVTSLPSGSVSTVAWSRAEWVEASLPAWQKLVDPVAERVGLAMGDVLPEEMQAMAGPLIGMMRSMGGAMFGQQIGQAVGVLAGEVVGSTDIGLPLGPAGKAALLPLNVERFGKDLSVPQDEVRLYLALRESAHQRLFAHVPWLRSHLFGAVEAYARGIKVDTSKLEDVVGQFDPSNPEQLQDALQQGMFQPEDTPEQKASLARLETALALVEGWVDAVVHEAAKSRLTSADALRETMRRRRASGGPAEQTFATLIGLQLRPRRLRDASRLWASLTDARGLDGRDALWEHPDMLPTAHDLDDPDGFVHHEQLDFSELDKMLGEAANGQQKPGTDITDGDSRSEGDGSAGDDSKDDTDK